tattTGGAGGAATTGTAAAAATTGATTGGTTGATCAATgtggatggatggatggaaacACAAGCGATCATATTTTGCAAGTCTGGAGTGATATAGGCTCAGTCGTAGATCAGTTGTGTTGGTGAGGAGGGCCCAATAACCGAAAGAATGTTATATCTTGGCCTTCGAATGGACAACAATCTTTCTTGAAGTAGTCGTGTTAACGACACCACTCGAAAGGTTTTTGCCTCCCTACGCACTTTTCGTAGACTTTTAGTTTTAGCGACAACAGTTCATCAAACTGCTTGCCTTTATATATGCCCATGGTAATTCAAGAAAAGTGGGTAATTGGTATTATGTCAAAATATTGGAATCTAATGACACACAGTGATATTGACATCTTATTAGGCAGAGGTATATTTTGAGTTCTTGCGTCATAAAGTCCATATTTAAATTAACTACCCAAGTTTAAGATATTTTTATATTAAGTTTCAATCGGCCCATTCAAAATTACAAAAGTCATGTTAACCGTCTCGTTGAAACATCTCTATTGAAGCATCGAGATTAGTAATTAGTAACATTACCCTGTCAACTGCTGTGATACGCACACGCTCATTTGCAATGATATCTGGAAGTGcaaatattaattttaaatattaattttggaAGAGGAAGCAATGATTTcatacttgaaattttaaaaaatcacatttTCTGAAAACCATTGTGGACAATTGAAAGAAATAAGCTTGTTATAATTATTTCATCGCGTTTAAGTAACTGCGTCTTAAAACCTAGCCTTTTACCATTTTTAGTATCTCGTGattggaaaaataaatttcaagaaCTAGTCTTCTAATAGAATTGAAGCTAAAAATACTAGTTAATTATAGTCCCAACTGGATAGTTAATTATTTGGTTATCGTGAAAACCAAAAACAACTTATCATTTATCTTACCAAAATGACCACCATCAATGTGAAAAAGTTGCTACACTCCATGCAATTGGTCACGAAGACGAACCCCCTGCATCAACATCGTTTCAGGTGCATGGATTGAGACCACATATAGCAGCACTGGCATATCCTTGCATGTGATGTCGAATGCTGGAGTTATTGATGCGTTGGTTCCAAAATACTTGGTCAGaagacttgttataaatttaaaTCCTATTCATAGTAACATGATTACTAGAATCCAATAGCCGCCCATAGCATATTCGGAACTGTTCCGCTAAATCCTATCTAATCCGAGACGTCATTAATGTCTACAAAAACAGTTCCGGAGGATTGGAGCAAGTAACATGTTTGAAGGAttccattaaaaaaataaataaactagcTTCGCATTTCCACACAATTTTGGAATTAACGAAAACGTGAACATTCTGGTGAGTCGTGCTCGTGATGCCTGAAAATAATGTTATAATCAGTAAATTGAACAACACGTAAAAAGcaaaaaattctcattcgttTTCAAATTTCTTTAATAATAAACAGTAGCTATAGAAAcgcgaatttttgatttttcggttttcagtGCTGCCATTAATAAGATAAGTTCATCAAGGTACATTGTCAGTTTGACACTGTACCTTTTTCAGGTACAGGGTAGCTTAAAACGTGTCCTCGAAAAATCATCAGAGcatttaacatatttgtatttggttgacccatacttttttattttttccatttcttgTGCAAGGAATATAAATTTCATGTCATAGATATGGTGCGTGACACAATTCATTCATGTTTTGTGAATCCAGTTCTCGACTCATTCCATTATAATATTTTCTCCAGTTTCCTTCTTTTTTTTGAGCTTGCTACATAATTATTTGCCGTACTAATTCCGTTCGCATTAACCAGTGAATCCAGTACTCGACTCATTTCACTTTAGTCTCTTTTTCCCACGGCTATTCACCATTTAGTATCATACCTTTTGAAAATTACCAGTGAATCCAGTACGCGACTCATTTCACTGTACTTTTCTTGACCTTATTACCAAGCATTATTATTTTGTATTGAAATTACCAGTGAATCCAGTACTTGACTCATTTCACCGTATTTAGCAACTAGTTTCGATGCTTTAAATCTTATCACCAAGCATCTGTTTTTTTATAGAAATTACCAGTGAATCCAGTACTCGACTCCTTTCACTGTTCTAGTTTTTTTCCTTAACCATATCACCAAACATTATTAGTGACTTTGCAATTACCAGTGAATCCAGCACTCGACTCATTTCACTATGTATATCAACAAAAATAGATGCGATGCGTTATAATAGTGAATACAAAACTCAACCAACAATCATATGATTTGACCAGTGAATCTAGCACTCGACTTATTTCACTGGATTTTCCATGCATATCATCGCAGTATTTGCGTAATGCATTTGGCACTGGAACGCTGCAATGCAATCTCCTACCAACAATCATTCACTGACTGCTAACTAATTTTAAGACAAATTACAAAATGCATTGGGTTTGTAGTAAACCTGCAATAAGCTCAGCAAGCACGAAAACATTTCTACTTACAGCTTCTAGTCGACCCACTGTTTTGGTGCGGAGAACAGCAATACCCACACTTCTTAACGTCGTTGTCATCATAGGAACAACTGTTAGGTTCTCACAAACACTCAAACAATCACAATCTTTCAATAaccaaatattcaatttttctccTGCTCCATATGCACATACCAAAACAAAGAACAGACGCAAATTAGACCAACTGAGCTGTGCACACTTCCATaccaggtttttttttgtttgttttacctCTTCCCCATTTAGCAGCACTACAGAGTATGCGAGCCAGACCGGCTAGGCGAAACACACATGTCTTCACAATCTTTTCACTTCCGTGCCTCATTTTGCAAACGAGACTAGCAGAGGATAATCCTCATTAATGAATATTTGCATTTTAAAGCCACATGTCTGCTTCAACACATCGCATTTTACTCCTCCTGCGCCACCATTTTGTTTCAGActtaatttttcagtattaccgcaaatttattttggaataATGCCACAGGATCCGTCACGAACGACTAAATCACAACTACTTACTTTATcaccaatatatatatatatatatatatatatatatatatatatatatatatatatatatatatatatatatatatatatatatatatatatatatatatatatatatatatatatatatatatatatatatatatatatatatatatatatatatatatatatatatatatatatatatatatatatatatatatatatatatatatatatatatatatatatatatatatatatatatatatatatatatatatatatatatatatatatatatatatatatacatatatatatatatatttttttttttttttggtaacaaaTATTCACTTCCCTTTATTTAGCACTAATAAATTTATCCTCGTCGCCAAATGTTGTGTTTAATTTGGGTATTCGGATCGAATAATAACAGCCGTGTATGCGCGACGCTTGTCTGAACTGAACTGAACTGAACGTATTTTATTTCTTTAAGGTTCTACCAAAGGTGAGTGCAACACTCCAAGGTTATTCTACACAAGATGTATATAATAATGGTGGGAAGAACACTACACTGAGCACTCggtaaattcatttttcatttttttagatCTTGGTAAAAGCTACAATTGTTTGctagaaatcagcaaacaaacgACACTTTTCCGAGATATCGGTATAAAAATTTACTTCTTACTCGACTGTGCGGGGATTTGGCTTAGTTCAACCAAGTGTGTATGTCATTGgtatgaattatttttttaggtGTGCTAATTCATCGTACCAACTTGATAGTTTCTTTTTGTTAGCAATGACATTTTTTCAGGACGaaattaaaattgtaaattaactgcatgaaaatataaaaaactgtATAAATGCGACAAGAGCAAACCGTTGAAACAACAAATAGAATAAGATAAGGGTTCTAATTTGAGAAAAAACCTTCacttaaaagttaaaaaaataatgtacgtgtattgggactcgaacccaggtcggttgccaTTCGTCATGGTTTGCTAATAGTgccaatttttgtagtagttacaactacctttgttaaacacacaattcagctaaaagtcaaaggtggtataacggcAAATGTAAAGGTAGAAACACCCTTTTGAAGACATatagtgcagcttaatgattaaagaTAATACTATTGGTAACAGCATCATTTATTAAACTCgtaattcagtctaattaagatggttgaataaaagctttaatattTTCACTGTTACGATTGTtagcagtatagttcagcctagttggaactagcgaatactggattttaaataggctgaataaactgttaatgtttaaatagttcagcgaaagttttattcagcttacataacctttaatctgcttttaTTCAACACGTTGTCTTATATATaagctcctaatgtttgttgggtagGCGCACTAATTATTGTTTGACACGCTACCTTTTGTTTAGCGGCAGGTTTCATTGGCTATTTATTGCTGTTGCTAGGTGGAATGTGTACACATCTATAGTAACCGAACCCAAATTCAGCGCGATGGAAAACTGAACTGTTCTTCCTGAATTTCTTcaagtgaattaatttttcataccACGTTCGTTGATAACCCATCTAAACATGGTATGCTCGCACGCTTTGATCATTTACTGTCTGCAGTCCCAGCATGTATGAAGGAATATAATCAATTAATAAATTTCTTCATAAAAGCTAGACAGTTATTAATATGTGATAAATTATTATATACAAATTGTAATTGTTCgatttatttcattaatttgatttattacatttatatatttatttattttattttattacattaTCATTTACTCTGCAaacacttccaatcatcgggaaatttttgTTGCTGAAGTcacacattgaaaaggtgccTCAGTGGGCTCGCTAAAACATCGGAACATTTTTTAAGAACAGCTGAAGACATAGCACTTAGTCCTGGAGCATAAGACGATTTCATTTGTTTGTATCGCAGAaagaaccgattttttttaataattattaaatttatttaggcccaaatgcggtagctcaacgaggccgattgttcgttttttacaataaataaaaaaaacaactatgttaagttttttgtctcgttcatacgcagctttctgctgcgtgttgagatcctttttctagggggcgaaatattgccagtgttgtccactgtcatttgaggttcgatctgtttgtcttcttttgcgttgtcgttcatgtccatgtcctcatccgtattactttcctgctgctcgcggtcagatgttccagtttgtgtcttactcttatcggtcgtcattgtatgttcgtatttttcggcattcgtttcgttgttgttgttgctggttgttggtgcttgatccgaagatgttggttttgcagctgttagtggtttagcgtaagatggttctgggctgatttcggttggattggttaagttttccttaacagtttctacgcaaggttttccgaggtgcagcttcttcgtgcagaactggcacgtaggaatttgccctgggtacgtgactagtgatgtttgatgaatgagaacatcgtcacttcctaacgctgtcacggttatgtatgagggaattggattggccacacgcattctcaccacacgaacaccgttagggatgcccgggaaaaaattcctccaagtctcatgtgtaacggagtctacttctccgtatttttgcaagcattttttaatcgcgccgtcaggggtacgcgtagccaaatcatggacacgaacttctacagcaccgttctcgatgtatacgggaatgctatatttaacattgccgcattcggcggtgtgctgcatgttgtttcgcgaggcgaatgactcagcttggttaatgttattGAACGAAATCaacacgcaatgtttgatatgatgcatttgtagggttttcacttcagccagattgagtttcatctgcacttttaataactgttccacttcccgaatggctggtcttacggggcatttcgaaaaatcaacagcaacacagttcggccgtatctgggttgctttttgctgggcaccgtcactcatcactaaatcgcacagtaggtataggctattgttatatggactgcttgtgtgataggcaccgattgatttttaggtagaattgaccgtttcacttgcgcgggacgattttttgcttctgctcagggcgagatgtgaagacaaacgaaagaaccgattgttctgaaatggtgaatacatccatatccaccgcaccaacgcacagtggcacctgttcatacaaagttgtgacaaaattataaaaattggtctatGTGGCTAAAACTTGTGGTTTTAaccaaatttgtttcgctgaatccatttctgctatcagttttgatattccatatttcattttttcaactacTTTTATTTAAACCCGTTTGAatgcgttggtcgttaaagggttaatataaacattaatcatagtagccaatctcatcgcatagcagaaatggttcacaaaaccagtaaaaatcactaatttttcagtaatatgatgttgtttaggcaattaatttgtaaggagacttatgagctacagggcgtctccacatgggtattttcaaaaacatagatataccaacttcagcgcaaaaatgcgcaagatgagccATATaaatcttgaaactacactaaattttgagtcagattcatgacAAATGActcatgggagaccatctcaaaaattggaagacgtataaagataaattactgatatgatatgaaactttttaattgaatttttttgatgCATAACAAACGTAAATCAGTTTTGCACAAAAATCTATAGTTTAGCATGTTCATTCTTATTTTCAATGAACTTAAAATTGCTCCAATCGGCTGTATAGTCCTTGAGATATTGTCATTTGAAACTCTAAGGTACTAAAAATTCTaattaattgaattgaacagaaatcctcgacatcacttgcttcaacgacatattaaaaattcatttttcatccgattatagTAAAATTTTAAGATAGCTTTAAtcaaactgagagaaaaataaaataaatatttacaaaagaattacaagacattaATTTTTGGGGTTtcgtcactcgtcgtgccactgtgcaacgGGAACATCACAGGCCGCGTTGTCCAGCTCGATGGCAGATGGCGCATCAGTCGTCAAGACACTCGAGAAGCAGCTGTCAAATAGGGAGCACTTTGTCGCCgtcgtagtcgctacttcgccattgtagaccatcctagacggaagacccgtttcctatctcttcttattaataaaagtccaaaagcccttcggatttcgtcgtaagttttgttggatgcggttcacatatcctttgtacagcaaaTTCATTgtaacagcggtactcattactggctattgCGAAAAAGCACTTGAGGgcatcgtcgatttgtgtagGCACgttgggagtgggcgtagcgtattggtaaatcgattgccttgtacgcagcgcacctgggttcgagtcccgaccccgcacatagggttaaaaaaaattcctaagagatttttctaacccgaagaggcgaatgaccttaaggttaaaacctctataattgaaataaaaaaaagtaggcacgtagagctttggcacggatggatgcgtttcagattccgaagtATTGCGTTCAATCAGAGAGACTTCTACGCCAAACCCTCCATAAAGAAAATGATCCCCAATAGCCACGACAAACCAAATACTAGAAATTATCTGGCTGCActgtacacattttttcaattgacaCCAGTAATTTGCCTTCAAGTAGGCAACACGCGATATTGCAAACAGCAGAGTGGTGGAAAGATGAATCGATCACACTCGCACAGTTGAGCAACGTGGTTAATTGTGCAATCTTATAAAAGAGGATTGCCATGTCGTTAATTCGCTTTATGCACCAGATGTCATCACATTTATAGATGTACAAATTAAGTATACACATCTTTATTTATATTGTGGCCGGAAGCAGCTCCTTCTGTTTGAGTAATATAGTACCATTTTATGTTGAAAAAAACTAGATGTACATCAAATTCAATCTACACAACGAGTGTGGTTATTTCTTGATTAGGCATTCGTCATTTAATTCGTAATCGTACGGTGCTATGACGACTTGATAATTCGTCATGTCATTCTAAACGGATAAAACTAACGAAATTCGGATACGGAGTTTTCGAAATATATTTTAGtatacataaatacatatatttacaagaaattAAACAGTCTTCCAATAAACATGGactataaaagaaattattttgtgTCCAACGGTTCGAAGTGAAGCTTTTTCCTTAGTGTACTATAAATGATAGGGACCATGCATTCATTCCCATAGCCTCTCTTACTGGAAACATCGTTTATCACAGCTGTTAGAATATCCATTAGATGGTTACTGCAAGCAATAAAAAAGGATTACAAATTACTTTGTCCAAAACGAACATACTGTACCGAGCATGTAGTTGCCGTAGCTTCAAACACAATTCCTGAATGAACCATGAACCTTTCTCGATATGGCGCACCGAAGCAAACCCAGGCACAGTCGACCAGGCAACTAAAAAGTCCACAAACACCGAGGCCGTCTTTTCCGTCGAGGGTCCATCTTTCTCCAACCTAGGAATTTCGACTGCTGCCTGAAGGTCGGAACCCTGACAAGCTTGCACAAAGAGAAGCTTTGGTTTCCCAGTTAGTTTTTCCGCAGCCATCACCTTCTCGATTGATTTAACGCTAACGGGGATACTGTTGCTACCGTACACTTTTCCCTCTTGACCATGCGACAGCAAGCATACTACCAGGGAGCAATGGCAAGATTTGATCTCGTTTACTGCACTTTCAACCTGTTTCAAGATTTCCGTGTGGGTTATGTTTTCGACCACAATAGTGTTGTAGCCAAAGGCGCGAAACAGGTTCAAAATTGCTAACTTATCAACCTCGGTTCCCCGGCGATTGTTTAACGGTTTAATCGGTAGCATTTCTGCTAGCTCTTGATTGGTTTCACGATAGAATGTAAACTGATTGATTATTAATATTATTCCCGCGTTTTGTTTCGATATGTAATAAATATCCTGAAGCTCATCTTTAGACTGTACCTCAGGAATTTGTTTGAAAACCTGCGATTCTTTCACGTTATCCGATTGATTTCGTGACAGAACTAACTCTTTGTTGAAATTGTTGGCAATAGTTTTACAAAACTCACTTAATTCATAAAGCTCGAGCGTTTTGAATGCAGCTGTCAAAATCAAAAGATCACACTCCTCGCCAGTGAGTGCTGATCCAAGTTTTATCAAACCATGACAAAGCAGATCCAGTAGAGCCATCTCGAAGTACCTGTGGTCCACGACAGAAAAGGAATAATTCTGTTTTAGGTAGTTCAATAGTTTTTTAGCGTTTCTGTCATCTAGTTTTTCACAAAGTAGGTACAATCCCTTCAGTACAGGGTGTACAAAACTTGCCAGTTCTGTCAGATGGGGCAGAAATCTTTCCTTGAGGTCGGTCTCATCGAAGCCACACTTTAGCAGGCAAAGATTTGCTTGAATGATCGCTAATGCTTCCAGAATTTCTGATTGCCATTCGTCATTCGCTGCACAAGAAGTCAAATCGAATAGAATGTGTGTCTCTTCCTCCGGGGTTTGGCTGCCGATGGATAGCGCTTGCAGCAGGTACTTTGGGTTTCGGTGGCCGAATAGGATAAACAATAGGGATACCTGCAAAAGTTCGGTAGCTTTTCATTGTTGTCTAAtgctgaaactgagtcagttcctgcTAGGCCTAACATTATGACAGCAGTTAAGGTTCAGAATTGACTTTCGTTTTCGTCTTAGGCAAAACTGGGTCAAATTCTAACCCGAACTGCTTTCAAAATTGTCTCAGGTGAATTAAGGTAAAAACCTGATTCAGTATGGGATCATTCAAAAACGATATTAGTACAATAGCTAACAAAAACAATTGACTAAGCCTAAGAAGCGAATGACaccaaggttaaaacctctatgatCAAAAAAAATAGGTAAGCCGACAGTAGTCAAATATTTGATCAGGATATGAATTTTCGT
This window of the Topomyia yanbarensis strain Yona2022 unplaced genomic scaffold, ASM3024719v1 HiC_scaffold_266, whole genome shotgun sequence genome carries:
- the LOC131695066 gene encoding caspase-8-like, coding for MCTTISPEDFDFIENELKFDDKVSLLFILFGHRNPKYLLQALSIGSQTPEEETHILFDLTSCAANDEWQSEILEALAIIQANLCLLKCGFDETDLKERFLPHLTELASFVHPVLKGLYLLCEKLDDRNAKKLLNYLKQNYSFSVVDHRYFEMALLDLLCHGLIKLGSALTGEECDLLILTAAFKTLELYELSEFCKTIANNFNKELVLSRNQSDNVKESQVFKQIPEVQSKDELQDIYYISKQNAGIILIINQFTFYRETNQELAEMLPIKPLNNRRGTEVDKLAILNLFRAFGYNTIVVENITHTEILKQVESAVNEIKSCHCSLVVCLLSHGQEGKVYGSNSIPVSVKSIEKVMAAEKLTGKPKLLFVQACQGSDLQAAVEIPRLEKDGPSTEKTASVFVDFLVAWSTVPGFASVRHIEKGSWFIQELCLKLRQLHARNHLMDILTAVINDVSSKRGYGNECMVPIIYSTLRKKLHFEPLDTK